TCCACACTAAATTATGGTTATCTGATTCTTGAAAGACCTTCTTCTGATAGGCTGAGGAAGGGGTGATGTCACTGAAGAAGGGGGAAGGCTAGTGCTGGGCTGTGTTCAGTCATGCATTCTTGTGTTCTGCCTACTTGTGTTCTACATACTTCCACTGCATACTTGTGTCCTGCATACTTCCAAATCAGCAGAACATTCGTCCGAGCATAAGAGCTGAAATGTGATCTCAGGTTTGCTTCAGTTTTGTTACTTTTGGAAGACACTTCACAATGTCATCACTCGCCACAAACTGCCTTTGACCAGAAAACAAAAGCACTGCACTTGTACTTGATTGGTTACTGTCTGGCatcaatatacatttttagttAACCAAGCAGCTATCAAGCTAATTATAATGTTAGAAATAGCTAATTAGATATAATGACCTAATTACAGTAGATGAGCAAGCCAATGTTAGCTGAACCTTACATTTTTAGCTACATCAGAAAGATTCTTGAAGGAAAGTGTCATTTACGTCTGGCTAATTGTGTTGTTTGTCTGAAGTGAACATCACAACTAATCCGTGAGATACCTATGGTGATATTCATaaacctgggctgattggttaGCTCACTCTgccttttatttcctgtttggaaacacttacttaaaagaaaacaaaaaaaacaattacagatTTATAAAGGATCAAAAGTTCACAAAAAATCTCATTTATTGTACAAATTCCTCTTCTTTTGTCAAATGGCTTTTCTTAACATGAGGGTTTGACTGTATAAAGAGAGGATGATTGACAGCCATCTCTGACATGCTCAGAGAcggacatacagtacagatacCCCATAGCCTAACTGTTCTGCCCCTCCCCCTAAGGCCACAGAGGGTGGGACTTCACAGAGCTCCACCCTTCCTCACTGTGTCCAAATAACACTGATATGAATTCCCCTTTTCTGCTGCAGACCTGGAACCAGGCTGACTCCCCCCCTCAGTTTGATTTCAGGTTGGGCTTTAGCTATATATTTAGCCCTTTAAAGTGTTTCATCACAAACATGtgactagaatgttcttaactgaacattctaattctGATGTAACAACCACTCCTCAAAATTGTAAACAATGGAGTTCCAGAATACCgacttttgaaaaacacattccaaaataaactgtatCTTCAAATTGTTCATTCCCACTGTTGGTTGTGTCTCTATTACTGGGACCTGACCTCAATACTAAATGCAAGATTATTGGGAGATTATTCCCAGTGAAAGGTAGAAAGCTTCGTGCTACCCTCACCatcaaatttatttttcagtgaacATGGCCTGCATGCGGGCAGGTGGAGGTCATTGGTGGAAGCAGGGTGCTGCAGGGCGGTACCCTGGTATCACCATAGTAACACTACTGTTACCTACCTATCCCAACGCCAGAACACTAGCCTGGTTCCACATCTACAGTCTGTGCTATTACGACACATTAATTTGGCAAAATACAACcagttaatgcacacacacacacacacacacacacagacacgctcacacacatacacgcacacacacacaggcacacacaaacacggatgGCACATTGGAGCAGGGAATCTCATTGGGCGACTTCTACTCTCCCAGGCACTGCTGGTCGTCTCAGACCAGCACTCCGCACGCATCACTTCCAACGGTAAAATTCACTGAGACTGAGAACTGATAAACTCCAGGAAACCAGCCCCCTCTAAGGAGAGGATAAAGGATGTAGATAGCTGGTTATAGCTGTCATATGGCTCTGTAGGAGAGGATAAAGGATGTAGACAGCTGGTTATAGCTGCAGAATGGCTATGTAAAAGAGGATAAAGGATGTACACAGCTGGTTTTAGCTGCAGTATGGCTCTGTAGGAGAGGATAAAGGATGTAGATAGCTGGTTATAGCTGCAGTTTGACTCTAAAGACAGGATAAAGGATGTAGATAGCTGGTTATAGCTGCAGTATGGCTCTGTAGGAGAGGATAAAGGATGTAGATAGCTGGTTATAGCTGCAGTATGGCTTGTCATTGAGGTGGCCAGGTTGTACATTTGTCCCCGAGCTCACATGAGACAGAGCGAGTCTCTGTGAGTATGGCCTGTTTCCAGCATGTCTATGGACAGCTATGCTGGGATCCTTAAAAGGTAGCCCTGAGTGCATTTCCGATATTGTTTTGTGTAGATTTCCTTGTCCAATCACAGAACAGACCAGCAAATGTGCAAGGGTGTGTATGCTGActgtatacagtcccctccaaaagtattgggacagccAAAGGCCAATTCCTGTGATTTTTCTATGCACTGAAGACAAAAGATGTACGTGAGAtgagatctgaatttcagcttttatttcctggtatttttatctcgATTTGTGAAACAGCTTCGAACATATCACCCTttatatcagaccacccaatctttaggtgagcaaaagtattggaacatgtgactgacaggtttcttgttgcccagatgtgtcctgttagattgattggttaaacaataaatagttctgaatgcctgctcttggttttagccgTGGACTTTGCCTGTGagtactgcatttgtgttagaaaagataaaccaacatgaagaccagagagctgtctttgggagaaaagcaagccattttgaagattagaaaagaggggaaatcaatgAGAGCCACTGAagaagcattggggatagcttgtacaacaacttggaatgtcctgaaaaagaaagaaaccgctggtgtactgagcaacagacatctaataggtcgaccaaggaaacaacagcagttgattacagaaacactgtgagagctgtgaggaaAAACTATCAGTCTATGACATCAGAAACAatttccacagggcaggggtgaaggtatctcaatcaactgtttgatGAAGACTTCGCGAGcaacaatatagaggctatacttCAAGATGTAaatcactcatcagtagtaagaattcagaaggtgagattacaatttgtaaAGACATACAGAGTTGAGCCACAGtttaggaacaaagttttatggactgatgagatcaaaatgaacctctaccaaagtgatggaaagccAGAAATATAGAGAAAGAAGGGTTAAGCTTGTGATCAAAAACGCACAAGCTCATCTGTTAAGCACGGTGGATGAAGTGCCATGGCTTggacttgcatggctgcttctggagtgggctcagtaatctttattgatgatgtaactcatgatggtagcagcaggatgaattcagaagtctacaacaACAttcaaaggacttcattagggagaaaaagtggaaggttttagactggccaagtcaatcaccagaccataACCAAATTGAcaagattgaagggaaaaaaaccccgaaacaaacaacaaccgAAAAAGCCTGCAGTAAaatcctggaaaagcatcacaaaagtaAAATGCAACAGGTTGGTGATGTCAAtaggttgcaggcttgatgcagctactgcaagcaagggatacgataccaaatatgaagtattattgaatttaatttacttactctctgttccaatacttttttctAACCTATAAGGCGCTATGTTCTAAATAGTTTAACACCCCTGGGTGTAAATTCCAGGAAATGAAAGCTggaattctgaactcttgtctcatgtacatgtttttatctcaaccccaaatgtattcagtgtattgcaaaaacaaaggaattggccttgctgttccaatacagcGTTGAGTGTTTAGaagtgcatgtgttgtgtgtgtgtgtgtgtgtctgtgtgtgtgtgtgtgttttcaagtgaatgcattgtgtgtgtgtgtgtgagtgtgtttacaagtgcatggattgtgtgtgtatgtttggttCTGCTccagagacctgtgtgtgtgtgagtgaatgcattgtgtgtgtgtgtgtgtgtgtgtgtttggttctgCTCCAGAGACCTGAGCCACATTCTTATGCTGCCAGCACTGGCGGTGTATGCAACTtcacaccagggcctggaaaGAACGTctaacacaaaatggccgcacaGGTATGTCCTGCATCCTGAACGTTCTCCAAGAAGGAGCAGCAGGGGCCCTTCCAGGGGGAGATGGGGGTGTACGAGGGGGTACGCGACTGTCGTTTCCCACAGTGAGAAGGACGTGTGTATCAGAGTAAAAACAGCTTCATGTGGCACAGAGAATTTGGCATAGGGAGCGTTTCAGCCAATAAGAGACAACCCTGTGTGCATCTTGCCGATTCAGGATCGGTGATACGTTAACATTTCAGGATCTGTCGAGCTGTGCCAActgtaaataattgtttttttctctccccctctctgtttcgctctctgtctgtgtccctgTTCTGGAAAGTTCTTTAAAGAAGAACATGAGAATATACAAAAACCATAAatgacaaatacaaaacaaaaatataaagatATATAGACAGCGAAATATATGGAGTGTATACCAtaagaaataataaacaattaaaatactacaagaaaattgtttttaaaatgcatcaaCAACAAATGGGtgactttgtttcatttttctttttttttcttaaaaaaaacggGGGGGAAATGCAGATGTGCCGTTAGCACCCCCTGCTGCCCAGCTGAAGCACTGCACCCTGAAGAGCACCCTGTGATGACCGCGGCCGTCTGTGTTCGCCGCTAAGGCTGgtatttctccttttttggCATCTCCTTTTGCATctatgtacattaaaaaaaatcgtAACAACATCAAGAGACGGTCTCTTTCATCTGACAAAGTCTTTCcctctgttattttttttccataagatttttcccttttgtttGGGTCTGAATcacatgttttctgtttcattcgCTTCGTACTGCTTtctgttttattgttgttgtttgttttgttaaggGAGATTGATTCTGAGGAGGCGTTGGACCTCACTGACCCTGCCCCGTCAGGGTGTTCCTGGGCCAATCAGGGGCGGCGGCCTGgcctccccactcctccccATCGCTGTCAGCGTCTCGCTCTCGCTCCTCGTCCTCATCCTCGTCCTCATCGTCTTCCTCCAGCGAGAGCTCGCTGccgttctctcctcctcccctgcctccgccacagtcctcctcctcctgctccagttTGACGGTgacgggcggggccgggggcggggccgtggccggggccggggccgggggctGGTCGTTCCCGTTCTCCGGCTGGTCCTCGAAGGCCTCCGGGTTTTCCAGCATCTCCCGGATCAGTGGGGGCATGGGGCCCGGAATCTCCATCTTCAGAGAGACCGCTCTTTCGGCTCCTGCTCCAAACAGCCGGAAGAGGAATGGGAATCTGGTCAGAGTGAGTCCGAGAGACATTATACTCCCCCAATCCTAAACTAAGGAATGTGACCCTCTACGTTCAGCATAGTGGTTTAGCAACATGGCGACAGGCCTATTGGTCAAGTATTCCACTGGTGTCGGTACTTATCGTGACAAACTACATTTTGTTGCTGTAAACTTTCGAGTGATATATTCAGAACTTAGCCTGCCATTGCCGAATTAAAAAGGGAAGCAGCaggaaaatataatttcattaaatataatttagtcCCTTTGCTTATGTCATGAAAGAGCTCAGCAATGTTTCAACAATATCCAACTTTTCCATAACAGcagttgtttttattgtggGGTTTTTATGTGGCCTAAAGCAAATACACATATCGTCTCAACGGAGTCTGCAACACCCAACACAACAAAATGTATAGATTAGAACATTATTGACCAAAGAATGGTCAACTTGCAAATATTTAACGTGTGCTGTGCACTTGCTTTCAGAGACAACCTCAAATAAGTTAGTATGTTAGCCAGGGGGTGGTACTACGAAGGGAAGATACCCAGGGTCTCTTTGCATAATCTGCTTTTACCAACCAAACAACCACTATTGGGCTTAACCGGTACTACGAAGGTGGTTCCCAACTTGCTAAGTGAAGACGGGCTTTTGTTAAACAAGAGCTGTGCGAGTTCTGGTGAAAGTGGCGGTGTATGCAAAAATGgacaacaaaaaataacacTGATTCCGCCAACCATGCCAGggacaatggttggcagaaaaTGGTATTAGTATAAATTAGTTAGTTAGAATTTATTATTTAGGCTATCATACCACTCTTAACAAATACATCTCACAAATTGTCCCACAGTTTATTTTACTGCGAGAATTAGGCTACATATTCAAGAACTCCTAAAATTTAACTTGCTACAagatatttaaaatgattatgcCTGAAGCAAAAAAGCTTATAATTAAAAGAAGTATATGTTGATGCGCAGGGTTCAAGAAGCTTGCACTATATTGGCTACtgtatagggaggtaaagcgaaTGTTTTGGGAACGATAGGCTACTTCCAGTATATACtgctccctattaaatagagcTGCGGAAACTAAATATAAGCATAACTATGAAGCATAGTCTGGATTCAAAGTATGTGTTTCATAGTTTAAATACATGGATATATGCTGAATACCATGGAATTTCAATTTGTAAATAAagtaatgttttacattttttgattgccAAGAGGCAAAAAATGAATCTCCCATAATGCTTTCTCATTCATAGTGACGAGATTTCCACAACTGGATCATCCCAATGCCATCGACAGTggtgtctgtattcatttatcgtTCCAACACATGCGATTAAAAAATCTATCTTACATGTTTTATCAAGTGTAATCACAGAAAAAGCCAGCCAATTAATTTGGTCTCCACCTACAGAAAATCACCTCCAAGTGTCTTGAAGACACGTCCATTTCCAAGGAGTTGACTGATTAAAGGGTGGTGTTTTTATAAGTTTCAAGCTGATAGCCTGAGCATAACCTGCCTAACTAGGTTAGCCATGCAGCATACGTTACCCTGATGATATACCAAGATATAAAGTAACTCAGCTTCGTAGTACAGGAAACCCAGGGTTGCCTCGCTAACCCCATAATCTCGTTTCGTCGTACACCCCCAGCACTTTCACCGCCTGATCACAAGTCGACAGCACTCGAAATGTGACACGTAAGGATGTCATTATGCACTGAAGGTGTGTGAGGAGTCTGAGCGGCCCGCTCACCCCAGCGGACCCCCGCTCTCCCCAGCGGACCCCCGCTCTCCCCAGCGGACCCCCGCTCACCCTTGGTGCTGATGCCGCGCAGGTCTGTGATTTTCATCAGCATGCGGGGGAACATGTGGGGCTTGTTGGGGCGCCGCCGGCGGGCGTAGATCTTCAGGGCCTCCAGCAGCGGCTCCTGGAGCTGGTCCACTCGCTGCGGCTCCTCCAGGTCTGTACGGTCTGAGCAGGGAAGAGTATAAACACCCGCTCCCACAGAGTAAACACCCACACTAACGCAGGAGTATAAACACGCACTCCCACAGAGTAAACACCCACACTAATGCAGGAGTATAAACACCCACTCCCACAGTAAACACCCACACTAACGCAGGAGTATAAACACCCACACTAATGCAGGAGTATAaacacccactcccacacagTGTAACCACCTACACTAATGCAGGAGTATAAACACCCACACTAATGCAGGAGTATAAACACCCACACTAATGCAGGAGTATAAACACCTGCTCCCACACAGTGTAAACACCCACACTAATGCAGGAGTATAaacacccactcccacacagTATAAACACCCACTCTCAGAGGagaatatacatgcacacacacaggagtataGGAGGAGGCCGGTCTCTGTGCTACTCTAAACAGGCTGCAGTACCTCCACAGATCAGACAGATGTCGCTGAGGGGGCCGGTCTCTATGCTATTCTAAACACCCATTCCCACACAGTATAAACACCCACACTAATGCAGGAGTATAAACACCCACACTAATGCAGGAGTATAaacacccactcccacacagTATAAATACCCACACTAATGCAGGAGTATAaacacccactcccacacagacgaaacacccactcccacacagTATAAACACCCACACTAATGCAGGAGTATAAACACCCACACTAATGCAGGAGTATAaacacccactcccacacagTGTAAACACCTACACTAATGCAGGAGTATAaacacccactcccacacagTGTAAACACCCACACTAATGCAGGAGTATAaacacccactcccacacagTGTAAACAGCCACACTAACACAAGAGTATAaacacccactcccacacagTGTAAACAGCCACACTAACACAAGAGTATAaacacccactcccacacagTGTAAACACCCACTCTCAGACGAGTATATACACCCACTCCCACACAATATAAACACCCACTCTCACAGGGCAATAAACACCCACACTAACACAGGAGTATAaacacccactcccacacagACAAAACACCCGCTCCCACACAGTGTAAATACCCACACTAACGCAGGAGTATAAACACCCACACTAATGCAGGAGTATAaacacccactcccacacagTGTAAACAACTACACTAATGCAGGAGTATAaacacccactcccacacagTGTAAACACCTACACTAATGCAGGAGTATAAACACCCGCTCCAACACAGTGTAAACACCCACACTAATGCAGGAGTATAAACACCTGCTCCAACACAGTGTAAACACTCAGACTTAAGCAGGAGTATAAACACCCACACAGTGTAAACAGCCACACTAACGCAGGAGTATAaacacccactcccacacagTGTAAACACCCACTCTCAGAGGAGTATAcacacccactcccacacaATATAAACACCCACTCTCACAGGGCAATAAACACCCACACTAACACAGGAGTATAaacacccactcccacacagTGTAAACACCCACTCTCAGACGAGTATATACACCCACTCCCACACAATATAAACACCCACTCTCACAGGGCAATAAACACCCACACTAACACAGGAGTATAaacacccactcccacacagACAAAACACCCGCTCCCACACAGTGTAAATACCCACACTAACGCAGGAGTATAAACACCCACACTAATGCAGGAGTATAaacacccactcccacacagTGTAAACAACTACACTAATGCAGGAGTATAaacacccactcccacacagTGTAAACACCTACACTAATGCAGGAGTATAAACACCCGCTCCAACACAGTGTAAACACCCACACTAATGCAGGAGTATAAACACCTGCTCCAACACAGTGTAAACACTCAGACTTAAGCAGGAGTATAAACACCCACACAGTGTAAACAGCCACACTAACGCAGGCGTATAaacacccactcccacacagTGTAAACACCCACTCTCAGAGGAGTATAcacacccactcccacacaATATAAACACCCACTCTCACAGGGCAATAAACACCCACACTAACACAGGAGTATAaacacccactcccacacagcACAAAAACCCAGACTAATGCAGGAGTATAAAAACCAACTTCCACACAGTATAAACACCCACACTAATGCACAGTATAAACATCCATTTTCAGAAGCAAAtatacacccacccacacagtaTAAACATCCAATCTCAGAGGGGAATttacacccactctcacactgtATAAACACCTACTCTGggagaatatacactcactcacacacagtataaaCACCCACTCTCAGAGGGGAATATACACCCAATCTCACACTGGTTAAACACCCACATTGAGAGAATatacacccactctcacacagtaTAAACACCCACTCTCAGAGGGGAATATACACCCACTCTCACATAGTATACACACCCACTCTGAGAGAATAcccacccactctcacactgtTTAAACACCCACCTGAGAGAATAtacacctactcacacacagtataaaCACCCACTCTCAGAGGGGAATatacacccactctcacactgtATAAACACCCACACTCAGAGGagaatatacatgcacacacacaggagtataGGAGGAGGCCGGTCTCTGTGCTACTCTAAACAGGCTGCAGTACCTCCACAGATCAGACAGATGTCGCTGAGGGGGCCGGTCTCTACGCTATTCTAAACACCCATTCCCACACAGTATAAACACCCACACTAATGCAGGAGTATAAACACCCACACTAATGCAGGAGTATAAACATCCACACTAATGCAGGAGTATAAACACCCACACTAATGCAGGGGTATAAACAGCCACTCCCACACAGTGTAAACACCTACACTAATGCAGGAGTATAAACACCTGCTCCAACACAGTTTAAACACTCACACTTAAGCAGGAGTATAAACACCCACTCCCGCACAGTGTAAACGCCCACACTAACGCAGGAGTATAAACACCCACACTAATGCAGGAGTATAaacacccactcccacacagTGTAAACACCTACACTAATGCAGGAGTATAAACACCCACTCCCGCACAGTGTAAACGCCCACACTCAGAGGAGTATAcacacccactcccacacaATATAAACACCCACTCTCACAGGGCAATAAACACCCAGACTAATGCAGGAGTATAAACACCAACTTCCACACAGTATAAACACCCACACTAATGCACAGTATAAACATCCATTTTCAGAAGCGAAtatacacccacccacacagtaTAAACATCCAATCTCAGAGGGGAATttacacccactctcacactgtATAAACACCTACTCTGGGAGAATAtacacccgctcacacacagTATAAACACCCACTCTCAGAGGGGAATATACACCCAATTTCACACTGTTTAAACACCCACATTGAGAGAATatacacccactctcacacagtaTAAACACGCACTCTCAGAGGGGAAtatacacccactcacacacagtataaaCACCCACTCTCAGAGGGGAATatacacccactctcacactgtATAAACACCCTCTCTCAGAGGagaatatacatgcacacacacaggagtataGGAGGAGGCCGGTCTCTGTGCTACTCTAAATGCAGGCTGCAGTACCTCCACAGATCAGACAGATGGCGCTGAGGGGGCCGGTCTCTACACTATTCTAAACAGGCTACAGTACCTCCACAGATCAGACAGATGGCGCTGAGGAGGCCGGTCTCTGTGTCGTCCATCTCGAGGGGCAGCAGCTGATTGGCGAAGGAGAACACGAGGTCGGTGAGCGGTCCGAATCCCGCGTTGTGCATCTGCGTGCGGTTTAGCGTCAGGCCGTCAGAGAAGGTCatggtgtcctgctcaggggtGTAGCGTGTGCAGATCCGCAGCATCTGGGGACGGAGAGGATGGAGTCAGATAAGACAagatactttattgaacccggTGGGacaatttgtcctctgcatttaacccatcctagttactgaggagcagtgggtagccacagtgcagcgcccggggaccaactTCAATTCTGAGGCCAGTGACTTGGTCAAGGTCAATGGAAGGACCAacgtgatgctcttctgcataccactgttgtaacacatagttatttcagttactgtcaccttcccgtcagtttgaacctgtctggccattctcctctgacctctctcattaacaaggcatttctgcccacataactgctgctcactggatgttttttttcacctttaCCTATaaactctagagcagggattggacgctggttttccaccctcccttttacTGGGTGTTAAGTATTAAGACAGTTGGGCCAAACAGCAGCACAGATTAATccggagaaaagaaaaccagagctggatttggatttgaaggccagagttgatgatccctgctctagagactgttgtgtatgaaaatccctggagatcagtcATTTCTgtgatactgaaaccaccctgtctgccaccaacaatcactacatttcttccccattctgacacttgttctgaaaaacagctgaacctcttgaccatgtctgaataCTTTTATCCATTGagtagctgccacatgattgactgattaaatattggcattaacaagttggtgtacaggtctacctaataaagtggtcactgagtgtatagttaAAGCTGTTAGTACatgtcacaataataataataataataataataatatgaataataatatgaataataataataatagtaataataataataatgcatatgTCCACTGGGTGGCAGTGTGGCCTTATCTCTGGCAGTGAGGTCACTCTGTTGCCCAGTTGTGATGTCAGCACAGACGTTCTACTTCCTGATCAGATACTCGGCTCAGAGTGCTCAAATAAGCATTCTGTCTCTGGCAATATGCTGCAAATTATCCCATTTTCTGGATCCTGGTGAATGTTCATGAAATGGGTGTAGACAGCAACAGAACATCTGCAGCCAACACAACACAGTGCAGAACCTCTTCCTACCAGTCTGAGcctcagctaacattagctaacgtttacAATCTTGAATGCATGTCTGGTAAAAAGAAGCACAGAAAAGAAGTTGGAGCTGAATATCTGGTCACTAACTACAGCAGCTTTGGTGGCGTGAGCAGCCCGTGTGAGACATAGAAGGGAATTCTGGGTACCAGGATGTCCAGGCAGGCGGATTTGAGGAGGGTGATCTGGTCAGCGATGGTGAGGGAGGTAAAGCCAGGCAGTCTCTTGGCAAACTCCACAATCTTGATGATGCACTTGGTGGACAGCTCGCTGAACTTGTCCCAGAGACCAAGGTCCAGCTGCACACGGTGGTCTGAGCTAGAGTTCTGCcccgggtgggggggggagagagacgcaTGAGTCACAGTACTACTGCTCTActagtgtgtgttagtgtgtgtgttagttgtGTGTTAAAGTGGAgtgggtgtttgtgtatctgtgtgtttgtgtttgagggtgagtgtgtgtgcgtgagtatgtgtgtgttatagtgtgtgcgtgtatgtgtgtgtgtgtgagggtgagggtgagtgtgtgtaagtgcatgtgtgcatgtattagtgtgagggtgagggtatgtgtgtgtgttacagtgtgttagagtgggtgtgagggtgagggtgagtgtgtgttattgtgagtgtatgtgacgGTGTTGTAACCTCCAGCATTAGATGCAGTAGATGCCCATTATTATAatgttgtgagtgtgagagactcACGGTGGTGTATTTGCCCAGCTGACACAGTGAAGGACAGGTCTCCTGGTGCGCTTTGCTGACTTTAttcaccagctcctccagctccccGCTCAGCTCATAGCTCTCTGGGACCACAGGCT
Above is a genomic segment from Conger conger chromosome 10, fConCon1.1, whole genome shotgun sequence containing:
- the LOC133139616 gene encoding retinoic acid receptor gamma-like isoform X1; this encodes MAANRERQVGHMTGFSPAVYPFPFKSIRSHSSFDLMPNGSLFGRFGADLPKEMAALSVETQSTSSEEMVPSSPSPPPPPRVYKPCFVCQDKSSGYHYGVSSCEGCKGFFRRSIQKNMVYTCHRDKNCQINKVTRNRCQYCRLQKCFEVGMSKEAVRNDRNKKKKDVKEEPVVPESYELSGELEELVNKVSKAHQETCPSLCQLGKYTTNSSSDHRVQLDLGLWDKFSELSTKCIIKIVEFAKRLPGFTSLTIADQITLLKSACLDILMLRICTRYTPEQDTMTFSDGLTLNRTQMHNAGFGPLTDLVFSFANQLLPLEMDDTETGLLSAICLICGDRTDLEEPQRVDQLQEPLLEALKIYARRRRPNKPHMFPRMLMKITDLRGISTKGAERAVSLKMEIPGPMPPLIREMLENPEAFEDQPENGNDQPPAPAPATAPPPAPPVTVKLEQEEEDCGGGRGGGENGSELSLEEDDEDEDEDEERERDADSDGEEWGGQAAAPDWPRNTLTGQGQ
- the LOC133139616 gene encoding retinoic acid receptor gamma-A-like isoform X2; the encoded protein is MFDCMEALGISRLYDVSARGACLGRKGTPFFTGLDPYAWTGPASLQSVETQSTSSEEMVPSSPSPPPPPRVYKPCFVCQDKSSGYHYGVSSCEGCKGFFRRSIQKNMVYTCHRDKNCQINKVTRNRCQYCRLQKCFEVGMSKEAVRNDRNKKKKDVKEEPVVPESYELSGELEELVNKVSKAHQETCPSLCQLGKYTTNSSSDHRVQLDLGLWDKFSELSTKCIIKIVEFAKRLPGFTSLTIADQITLLKSACLDILMLRICTRYTPEQDTMTFSDGLTLNRTQMHNAGFGPLTDLVFSFANQLLPLEMDDTETGLLSAICLICGDRTDLEEPQRVDQLQEPLLEALKIYARRRRPNKPHMFPRMLMKITDLRGISTKGAERAVSLKMEIPGPMPPLIREMLENPEAFEDQPENGNDQPPAPAPATAPPPAPPVTVKLEQEEEDCGGGRGGGENGSELSLEEDDEDEDEDEERERDADSDGEEWGGQAAAPDWPRNTLTGQGQ